The DNA region CGCCTTCTTGTCGGCCGCGGCCTTCGCGGCGGCGTCCTTGGCCCGCTTGCTGGCGTTGGCCTGCTGCTTGCTGACGGCCGCGTGGGCGTCGGCCGGCGCGGCCCAGGCGGCCGAGCGGGCGCCGAGCGCCTCGGTCTGCGCGGCCCGGGCGTCGTCGGAGCTGCCCGGCACGATCGAGAAGGCGAGGGCCGCGGCACCGAGGGCGGCGACACCGGCGATCGAGAACTTCTGGTTCTTGGTCAGGGTGGAGCGACTATGACCAGAGGGGGCGGGCTGGGACATGGCAGGTGGACCTCTTCGTGAATCGGGAGGCCGCTCTGAACCGGTGGGGACAGGTTGCTTCCGGCAAAACGCCGCGGTGCGAGGACCGCGGCGCCGAGCGACGGGAGCAATTCTTAGCGGGCGCAAAATTCTGTGGCAAAGGAGTGACGTACGAAGCCGGATAGTGGATCAGGGGGTGTGCCGACCGGCCCAATGTCCGCACTTAGCCCTCCTTTACGGGGCCCTGGCGTCCACTAGGGGGCTTCGTACGTGATGTGCGTCCTATGCGCGGGCTCACATCGGACGCGTAACAGTCTCACCATCAGTTGCGGGCGCAATGCTCTCAGTGAGCAAACTCCTCCGGGAGGAGGAGGTGCATGTCGCCGAACTCGTGCCACAGGTAGAGATGACGTACGGCCTCGGCATAACCCCGCTCCACCGCGGCCCGCCCCGCCACCGCCTCCAGCATCAGCAGATGCGAGGCCTCCGGCTCGTGCAGCCCCGTGAGCAGCCCGTCCACCACTCGCACCCCCCGCTCCGGCGTCACCACCAGATCGGTCCGCCCCGCCGCCGCCCGGACCACCCCGTCCGCCCCGGCCGCCGACTCCACGGCCCGCACCGCCGTCGTCCCCACCGCGAGCACCCGGCCCCCTCCCGCCCGCGCCGCGTTGATCAGCCGCGCCGACGCCTCAGGCACCTCGAAGCGCTCCGGGTACGGCGGCTCGTGCGCCTCGGGCGATGCCACCCCCGTGTGCAGCCGGACCGGCGCGAACTGCACACCCCGGCTCACCAGGCGTGCCACCAGGCGCGCGGTGAAGGGCCGCGCCGCACTCGGCATCTCCGCGCTGCCCGTGCCGTCGGGGGACGGCAGCGCGAAGACCGTCTGGTAGACGGACAGCGGCTGGTCCCGCTCCGTGTAGGAGTAACGAATGGGCCGC from Streptomyces flavofungini includes:
- a CDS encoding S-adenosylmethionine:tRNA ribosyltransferase-isomerase; translation: MTVAVRVPEGLHAALPVEQRGRGLRRDSVRLLVSRGARVSHHGFGELPELLRAGDLLVVNTSPTLAAAVDGRLVHARVDEDALHARVEDQGGHARVVVHFSTLGEDGRWAVEMRDPDGGGTTRARAGGPAGSVVELPGGVRLVCEEPVGAGSERLWWARVPTDVPRLLRRHGRPIRYSYTERDQPLSVYQTVFALPSPDGTGSAEMPSAARPFTARLVARLVSRGVQFAPVRLHTGVASPEAHEPPYPERFEVPEASARLINAARAGGGRVLAVGTTAVRAVESAAGADGVVRAAAGRTDLVVTPERGVRVVDGLLTGLHEPEASHLLMLEAVAGRAAVERGYAEAVRHLYLWHEFGDMHLLLPEEFAH